One Mesorhizobium sp. L-2-11 genomic region harbors:
- a CDS encoding DUF447 domain-containing protein has protein sequence MIAPFRPSVTLDNLAEVPFAIANYTDDVRIFAGCLTGRKHWPTVAVDGFPVPRLAAALAHSVLEVERVDDDAMRPRHFCRVVQEEMHAPFTGFNRAKDQEFTPKFARLAQVLQRDPTGLSLRADPSALAPERLLVFEVKGDVANFARAVSRVPGLELIDEEELPSDEDKAPFAYLLVPDLVALRQILSLWQTWLSGGELPDGYAPWRDVFGCLRDLRVWGPADRVQPLDVEILEEEIEGRDDEELVSLEFELIYRGAVAVGAAAESAVVQSIAQAGGNVIHRARIDDIAYHAVLARIPVASIRMLIARAPGSLAGVEPIMHIRPQSVVTGIEANDSIAPAAPVAERPVSEASILALLDGVPVAGHPLLRRHLNVEDHFGLEPDALVAQRVHGSAMASLIVHGDRNRPEPPLPRQIHCIPVMGSNDRFPPDRLIVDLIYQAVLKMRGGEQPSAPWVIIVNISLGNVRRPFHGQLSPWARLLDRLAYRFGLLFLVSAGNVTGNFPISAFHTRTAFEDATPAVRAEGVVNALAAVVADRRILSPSETINGLTIGGRNLDWVSQADRASARVNVDPFTDLDTANPSSALGPGFANSVKPDILMPAAREHLRVIGSGSGVIVSPTSPARGAGLKVAAPPRSGIEGAEAFTNGTSAATALASRTAHRIHDALEAAYGQEFLQLSGTHRAVLIKALLVHPARWPQEAATLVKRLLGPLGRGQAPRQKDNIRRFFGYGLYDADDAVACAADRATFWCVGDLGRERVVDVVVPIPSAISGQARPHSISATLAWFTPVLPGRKSYRSVRMKILEPGELDVLAVTGHGGQPDMNQTNRGTVYTRQWSGDRAAVVTEGMTVTLKIQRDPDPAAPVDEAVPFGLAVSLEMPGELRLYDQVRTRLQPRPPQRAMP, from the coding sequence GTGATCGCGCCTTTCCGGCCGTCGGTCACGCTCGACAATCTCGCCGAAGTGCCGTTCGCCATCGCCAACTATACCGACGACGTGCGTATCTTTGCCGGCTGCCTGACCGGCCGCAAGCATTGGCCGACCGTTGCGGTCGACGGGTTTCCGGTGCCGCGGCTGGCAGCGGCGCTCGCGCATTCGGTCCTCGAAGTCGAACGCGTCGACGACGATGCCATGCGGCCGCGCCATTTCTGCCGGGTGGTGCAGGAGGAAATGCATGCGCCGTTCACCGGCTTCAACCGCGCCAAGGATCAAGAGTTCACGCCAAAATTTGCGCGGCTGGCCCAAGTCCTCCAGCGCGACCCGACAGGGCTCTCCTTGCGGGCCGATCCAAGCGCGCTCGCTCCCGAACGGCTTCTTGTTTTCGAGGTGAAGGGTGACGTTGCCAATTTTGCTCGCGCCGTCAGCCGAGTTCCCGGCCTGGAATTGATCGACGAAGAGGAGCTTCCGAGCGACGAGGACAAGGCGCCCTTCGCCTACCTGCTCGTGCCTGACCTCGTCGCGCTGCGACAAATCTTATCGCTTTGGCAAACTTGGCTGTCCGGGGGGGAGCTTCCTGATGGCTATGCGCCATGGCGCGATGTCTTTGGCTGCCTTCGTGATCTACGCGTCTGGGGTCCCGCAGACCGCGTGCAGCCTCTGGATGTCGAAATCCTCGAGGAGGAGATTGAGGGCCGTGATGACGAGGAGCTTGTATCCCTAGAGTTTGAGCTCATCTATCGCGGGGCGGTGGCGGTCGGCGCTGCGGCCGAGAGCGCTGTCGTCCAATCGATCGCCCAAGCGGGCGGAAATGTAATCCACCGCGCCCGTATCGACGATATCGCCTATCATGCAGTCCTGGCGCGGATCCCGGTTGCCTCAATCCGGATGCTGATTGCCCGCGCGCCGGGGAGCCTGGCCGGCGTTGAGCCGATCATGCACATCCGGCCCCAGAGCGTCGTCACCGGTATCGAGGCCAACGACAGTATTGCACCAGCCGCGCCGGTCGCCGAGCGTCCAGTCAGCGAAGCATCAATCCTGGCCTTGCTCGATGGTGTACCTGTCGCAGGCCATCCGCTGCTGCGCCGCCACCTGAATGTCGAGGACCATTTTGGCTTGGAACCCGATGCGCTTGTCGCGCAACGCGTTCATGGTTCGGCCATGGCGTCGCTCATCGTTCACGGGGACCGCAACCGACCAGAGCCGCCGCTTCCGCGCCAGATCCACTGCATCCCCGTTATGGGCAGCAATGATCGGTTTCCCCCAGATCGGCTGATCGTCGATCTCATCTACCAGGCGGTTCTGAAGATGCGCGGAGGGGAGCAGCCGTCAGCGCCGTGGGTCATTATCGTCAATATTTCGCTTGGAAACGTCAGGCGACCTTTCCACGGACAGCTATCGCCTTGGGCGCGGTTGCTTGACCGCCTCGCCTATCGGTTCGGCCTTCTTTTCCTGGTGAGCGCTGGCAACGTGACGGGGAACTTTCCCATCTCCGCCTTCCACACCCGCACGGCCTTCGAGGATGCGACCCCAGCCGTGCGCGCCGAAGGTGTCGTAAATGCCCTCGCGGCTGTCGTAGCAGACAGACGAATCCTGTCTCCATCCGAAACTATCAACGGCTTAACGATCGGTGGGCGCAATCTCGACTGGGTTTCGCAAGCTGATCGGGCGTCCGCCAGGGTTAATGTCGATCCGTTCACGGACCTTGATACCGCAAATCCTTCCAGCGCGCTCGGTCCAGGTTTTGCCAACTCCGTCAAACCTGACATCCTCATGCCGGCAGCACGTGAGCATCTTCGTGTCATTGGCAGCGGTAGTGGTGTCATCGTCAGCCCTACCAGCCCGGCGCGTGGGGCCGGCCTGAAGGTCGCAGCACCTCCGCGGTCAGGCATCGAGGGCGCCGAGGCATTCACGAATGGGACAAGCGCGGCAACAGCGCTCGCATCGCGAACGGCGCATCGCATCCACGATGCACTCGAAGCGGCCTATGGCCAAGAGTTCTTGCAGTTGTCCGGAACCCACCGCGCCGTCCTGATAAAAGCGCTTCTGGTTCATCCTGCCCGCTGGCCTCAGGAGGCTGCCACGCTCGTGAAACGCCTTCTTGGCCCGTTAGGAAGAGGCCAGGCACCACGCCAGAAGGACAATATCCGCAGGTTTTTCGGTTATGGGTTGTATGATGCCGATGACGCTGTTGCCTGTGCGGCAGATCGGGCAACTTTTTGGTGCGTTGGTGACTTGGGTCGCGAGCGCGTTGTCGACGTGGTTGTCCCGATCCCCTCTGCGATAAGTGGTCAAGCTCGCCCTCATTCCATTTCCGCGACACTCGCTTGGTTTACACCCGTGCTGCCGGGGCGAAAGTCCTATCGGTCCGTCAGAATGAAGATACTCGAACCAGGCGAACTCGATGTATTGGCGGTGACCGGCCATGGTGGCCAGCCTGATATGAACCAGACCAATCGCGGGACCGTGTACACGCGTCAATGGAGCGGCGATCGTGCAGCTGTCGTTACGGAAGGAATGACGGTCACGCTGAAAATTCAGCGCGATCCAGATCCTGCTGCTCCAGTCGATGAGGCGGTCCCCTTCGGGCTGGCCGTTTCACTCGAAATGCCGGGCGAGCTCCGTCTCTACGATCAGGTTCGAACACGCCTTCAGCCGCGGCCGCCACAGCGCGCTATGCCATAG
- a CDS encoding adenylate/guanylate cyclase domain-containing protein, with product MAGLGEQIAREQRTMGPLLVAAVAVGLIGLPVAAWLDLRDLSERMLRTQASEISRIIDDMRGFYGSDVVGRVLKADRAVTATHNYRDVPGAIPIPATLSIELGKRISAHDGSVKYRFISDLPFKGREPHQLDTFERNAISAFRANPSEPIIEASGSLFDRHVRAAAPVVMGQVCVNCHNSHPDSPKTDWKVGDVRGIQEISVAQPIGANVLSFKYLLLYFGFAAAAGLTFIFLQRRQSALVHGMNTELAEANDFLAAISLKIAKYLSPQIYKSIFSGQKDVTIATERKKLTIFFSDIKDFTAIAERLQPEDLTALLNEYFTEMSMIALKHEATVDKFIGDALLVFFGDPETKGVEEDARACLRMAVDMQRRLEQLNRLWRDRGIEQPFRARMGINTGYCNVGNFGSDDRMDYTIIGAEANLAARLQSIAEPGGICLSYETYALVRDLVRARPLAPIAMKGISREVVPYEVEGLLGELAQRPQVISEHATGLDLFLDVEAIDENGVERAKKRLSEALLALTARSKPTTF from the coding sequence ATGGCGGGATTGGGTGAACAGATTGCGCGTGAGCAACGCACCATGGGACCGCTCCTGGTTGCGGCAGTGGCCGTCGGCCTTATAGGTCTGCCAGTCGCAGCTTGGCTCGACCTCCGAGATTTGTCGGAACGCATGCTGCGCACGCAAGCCAGCGAAATCAGCCGGATCATCGACGACATGCGCGGATTCTACGGCAGCGACGTCGTGGGACGGGTCCTGAAAGCTGACCGCGCCGTGACCGCGACGCACAATTACCGGGATGTACCAGGTGCGATCCCTATCCCAGCAACCCTCTCAATCGAACTCGGCAAGCGCATCAGCGCTCACGACGGGTCCGTCAAATATCGCTTCATCTCGGACCTGCCTTTCAAAGGCCGCGAGCCCCACCAGCTAGACACATTCGAGCGCAACGCAATCTCTGCCTTTCGCGCCAATCCAAGTGAGCCCATCATCGAAGCCTCGGGTTCGCTGTTTGACCGACACGTTCGCGCGGCGGCTCCCGTCGTAATGGGACAAGTCTGCGTCAACTGCCATAACTCGCATCCGGACAGCCCCAAGACAGACTGGAAGGTGGGGGATGTCCGAGGTATCCAGGAGATATCGGTCGCCCAGCCGATCGGGGCGAACGTCCTCTCTTTCAAGTATCTGCTTCTGTATTTCGGCTTCGCCGCTGCGGCGGGTCTGACGTTCATATTCCTGCAGCGTCGGCAGTCCGCCTTGGTTCACGGCATGAACACGGAACTCGCCGAGGCAAACGACTTTCTGGCCGCAATTTCATTGAAGATCGCCAAATATCTCTCGCCTCAAATTTATAAAAGCATCTTCAGCGGCCAAAAGGACGTGACTATCGCGACCGAGCGCAAGAAGCTCACAATCTTTTTCTCAGATATCAAAGATTTCACCGCGATCGCGGAACGGCTCCAGCCTGAGGACCTCACGGCACTCCTCAACGAGTACTTCACCGAGATGTCAATGATCGCGCTCAAGCACGAGGCTACGGTCGACAAGTTCATCGGCGACGCACTTCTTGTGTTCTTCGGAGACCCCGAGACAAAGGGTGTCGAGGAGGACGCGAGGGCCTGCTTGCGCATGGCTGTCGACATGCAGCGCCGGCTAGAGCAGCTGAACAGGTTGTGGCGTGATCGAGGAATTGAGCAGCCGTTCCGAGCTCGCATGGGCATCAACACGGGCTACTGCAATGTCGGCAACTTCGGCTCCGATGATCGCATGGACTACACGATCATCGGGGCCGAAGCGAATCTAGCGGCCCGCCTGCAATCGATTGCCGAACCTGGCGGCATCTGCCTTAGCTATGAGACCTATGCGCTCGTGCGCGACCTTGTCCGAGCGCGTCCGTTGGCGCCGATCGCCATGAAGGGGATCAGTCGGGAGGTAGTCCCCTATGAGGTCGAGGGCCTCCTTGGTGAACTGGCCCAACGCCCTCAGGTCATCAGCGAGCACGCGACTGGCCTCGACCTGTTCCTCGATGTCGAAGCTATCGACGAGAACGGGGTCGAACGGGCGAAGAAACGTCTTTCGGAGGCGCTCCTGGCCTTAACCGCCCGAAGCAAGCCCACTACTTTTTAG
- a CDS encoding adenylate/guanylate cyclase domain-containing protein has protein sequence MRRSLFRKYFLVLFAAVVFPMAASGISNTWFSYGDQHAILSALLRSEATSAADKIESFLDGIKIPLGSTIPEDVSANAGVKQLRLLFLRVMHQVPGILSISFVDGAGAERLHVSRTGSNRTEGGADRSGDPAVVGARTAKVWYGPIAYRQGSEPSVTMAMANYDDTVLENTIIAEISLKPVWLIVSEIRVGRSGRAFVIDQTGRLIAHPAISEVMQGADEKAALALRGLRDAIAATGGTAIASRNSENERVVTAGAPVAAAGWTVLVEQSQAEAFAPLYALLWRTGGLLLAATVLAAVLAYWLAGRMSGPIRLLEEGTEKIGAGQFDHRINIATGDELERLASRFNQMAQELAESRDRAERMTRLKRFLAPQVAELVEKAGDERMLAGQRAEVVAVFCDLRGFTAFSAHAEPEDIMQLLREYYEALGAIVTRYEVTLTSFSADGLMILVNAPVPCQEPALHAVKMAVDMQEAIQGLISGWRQHGYQIGFGMGLAMGWATVGRIGYEARVDYTAIGNVVNLASRLCSSADDRQILIDYSVARHLRDKIPIADLGTRQFKGLDGHVRVYNVETQGIDRPNLDPAENDVAAKS, from the coding sequence ATGCGTCGATCGCTATTCCGGAAGTATTTTTTGGTCTTATTCGCGGCGGTCGTTTTTCCGATGGCCGCTAGTGGCATCAGCAACACGTGGTTCAGCTATGGCGACCAGCATGCGATCCTCAGCGCCCTGCTGCGGTCTGAGGCGACATCTGCGGCCGACAAGATTGAGAGCTTTCTTGACGGCATCAAAATTCCGCTTGGCTCCACGATCCCCGAGGACGTGTCGGCCAATGCCGGCGTGAAACAGCTTCGGCTTCTTTTCCTGCGCGTGATGCACCAGGTCCCGGGAATTCTCAGCATCAGTTTCGTCGACGGCGCCGGCGCGGAACGGCTGCACGTGTCGCGCACGGGCTCGAACAGGACGGAAGGCGGGGCGGATCGCTCGGGCGATCCCGCTGTCGTGGGCGCCAGGACGGCGAAGGTCTGGTATGGCCCGATCGCCTATCGCCAGGGTTCCGAACCGTCGGTAACCATGGCGATGGCCAACTACGACGATACAGTCCTAGAAAACACGATCATCGCCGAAATCAGTCTGAAGCCTGTCTGGCTCATCGTTTCCGAGATTCGCGTGGGCCGCAGCGGCCGGGCATTTGTCATCGACCAGACCGGCCGCCTCATCGCTCACCCCGCGATCAGCGAAGTGATGCAGGGCGCCGACGAGAAAGCAGCGTTGGCCCTGCGCGGATTGCGGGATGCGATCGCAGCCACGGGCGGGACTGCGATTGCAAGCCGCAACTCCGAGAATGAACGCGTTGTGACCGCCGGCGCGCCGGTTGCCGCGGCCGGCTGGACGGTACTTGTCGAGCAGTCGCAGGCAGAGGCTTTTGCACCCTTATACGCTTTGTTGTGGCGGACAGGCGGGTTGTTACTCGCCGCCACAGTCCTTGCGGCGGTACTCGCCTATTGGCTTGCCGGACGGATGAGCGGCCCCATCCGACTGCTGGAAGAGGGCACAGAGAAGATCGGCGCTGGACAGTTCGATCATCGGATCAACATCGCCACTGGAGACGAGCTTGAGCGGCTGGCCTCGCGGTTCAATCAAATGGCGCAGGAACTCGCCGAATCGCGGGATCGCGCTGAGCGAATGACGCGACTGAAGCGCTTCCTGGCACCACAGGTGGCGGAACTCGTAGAAAAGGCTGGCGACGAGAGAATGCTTGCCGGACAGCGCGCGGAAGTGGTCGCTGTTTTTTGCGATTTGCGTGGCTTCACCGCATTTTCGGCGCACGCTGAGCCTGAGGACATTATGCAGCTCTTGCGTGAATACTACGAGGCGCTCGGCGCGATCGTCACCCGGTATGAGGTGACGCTGACCAGTTTTTCGGCGGATGGATTGATGATCCTCGTCAACGCCCCGGTTCCATGTCAAGAGCCGGCGCTTCATGCCGTAAAAATGGCTGTCGACATGCAGGAAGCCATTCAAGGACTCATATCCGGGTGGCGGCAGCATGGCTATCAGATTGGTTTCGGCATGGGGCTCGCTATGGGGTGGGCAACGGTGGGCCGAATTGGCTATGAGGCCCGCGTCGACTACACCGCAATCGGCAATGTCGTGAACCTTGCATCGAGGCTGTGTTCATCCGCTGACGATCGACAAATCCTTATCGACTATTCCGTGGCGCGCCATCTGCGTGACAAAATTCCGATCGCCGACCTCGGCACTCGCCAGTTCAAAGGCCTAGACGGGCACGTTCGCGTCTACAATGTTGAGACGCAAGGGATCGACCGGCCGAATTTAGATCCTGCTGAGAATGACGTGGCGGCAAAGAGCTAG
- a CDS encoding tyrosine-type recombinase/integrase, with translation MPYPVLDAPISPLRQRLIDDMNMRRFSRETQRNYLRDIGRLATFLGRSPDTATTDDLRQFQIEQQDDGVPVPTMNSIVSALRFFFTHTVDRPDLARKLVRLAHPRTLPVVLSRDEVARLLNATTCLKHQAALSVAYGAGLRVAEVSTLKIADVDSERMLLRVERGKGGRYRNAMLSQDLLLLLRQWWKVGRQQGVMHRDGWLFPGQHAMKPICTRQLYRVVVEAAQAADIAKRVGPHTLRHSFATHLLEDGTDIRIIQVLLGHAKLNSTAFYTKVATRTVRTVTSPLDKLGLFKPEEISPDG, from the coding sequence ATGCCCTATCCTGTTCTTGATGCACCTATCAGTCCACTTCGTCAGCGGCTGATCGACGACATGAACATGCGGCGTTTCTCACGGGAGACGCAGCGCAACTATCTCCGCGACATCGGACGCCTGGCGACGTTCCTCGGGCGTTCACCAGACACAGCGACCACCGACGACCTGCGCCAGTTCCAGATCGAGCAGCAGGACGACGGTGTTCCCGTGCCGACGATGAACAGCATCGTGTCGGCGCTGCGCTTCTTCTTCACGCATACGGTCGATCGTCCCGATCTGGCGCGCAAGCTCGTTCGTCTGGCGCACCCGCGCACGCTGCCGGTGGTGCTGAGCCGCGACGAGGTCGCCCGGCTGCTCAACGCCACCACCTGCCTGAAGCACCAGGCCGCGCTGTCGGTCGCTTATGGCGCGGGCCTGCGCGTGGCGGAGGTGTCGACGCTGAAGATCGCCGACGTCGATAGTGAGCGCATGCTGCTACGTGTCGAGCGCGGCAAGGGCGGGCGATACCGGAACGCCATGCTGTCGCAAGACCTGCTCTTGTTGCTGCGCCAGTGGTGGAAGGTCGGACGCCAGCAGGGCGTGATGCACCGCGACGGCTGGCTGTTTCCGGGGCAGCATGCGATGAAGCCCATCTGCACCCGCCAGCTCTATCGCGTGGTCGTCGAGGCAGCGCAGGCGGCCGACATCGCCAAGCGCGTCGGGCCGCACACGCTGCGCCACAGCTTCGCCACCCACCTGCTGGAGGACGGCACCGACATCCGGATCATCCAGGTCCTGCTCGGGCACGCCAAGCTAAATAGCACCGCCTTCTACACCAAGGTTGCAACCCGCACGGTGCGCACCGTCACGAGCCCGCTCGACAAGCTTGGCCTCTTCAAGCCGGAAGAGATCTCACCCGACGGCTGA
- a CDS encoding IS91 family transposase, giving the protein MRASIEVADIFRTAGPAYRAAHAGHLTLQQLKVMSAIEHCRTAALGGHVEACEDCGHWRIAYNSCRNRHCPKCQGAAARTWLAEREADLLPVGYFHVVFTLPAEVADIAFHNKAAVYDLLFKAASETMLTIAADPKHLGARIGITAVLHTWGSAMTHHPHVHMIVPGGGISPDGSRWISSRPAFLLPVRVLGKLFRRLFLSRLVALHDDAGRLAFFGAIAHLAERRAFLRHLSPIRKKRWVVYAKAPFAGPEAVLAYLSRYTHRVAVSNSRLIRLDESGVTFRYKDYRREGADRQQLMTLAADEFIRRFLLHVLPRGFHRIRHCGLLAGSARKASLALARELLNVAAPSDDDTMDEPDNFEPDNFRPPCPCCGGRMIVIEVFERWRQPRGPPHDSPSTGRSTP; this is encoded by the coding sequence GTGCGCGCCTCGATCGAGGTTGCCGACATCTTCCGCACTGCCGGGCCCGCCTACCGGGCCGCCCATGCAGGGCATCTGACACTGCAGCAGCTCAAGGTCATGTCGGCGATCGAGCACTGCCGCACCGCGGCCCTTGGCGGTCACGTCGAGGCCTGCGAGGACTGCGGCCACTGGCGCATCGCCTACAACTCCTGCCGCAACCGGCACTGTCCAAAGTGCCAGGGTGCCGCGGCGCGGACATGGCTTGCCGAGCGCGAGGCCGACCTGCTGCCGGTCGGCTACTTCCACGTCGTCTTCACGCTGCCAGCCGAGGTCGCCGACATCGCCTTCCACAACAAGGCGGCGGTCTACGACCTGCTGTTCAAGGCGGCGTCGGAGACGATGCTGACCATCGCGGCCGATCCGAAGCATCTGGGCGCACGCATCGGCATCACCGCCGTGCTCCACACATGGGGTTCGGCGATGACGCATCATCCGCACGTGCACATGATCGTGCCAGGCGGTGGCATCTCGCCGGACGGAAGCCGGTGGATATCGTCGCGTCCCGCCTTCCTGCTGCCGGTGCGGGTGCTCGGCAAGCTGTTCCGCCGGCTGTTCCTCTCCCGGTTGGTCGCGCTGCACGACGACGCTGGCCGGCTCGCCTTCTTCGGCGCGATTGCTCATCTCGCGGAACGGCGGGCATTCCTGCGCCACCTGTCGCCGATCCGGAAGAAGCGCTGGGTGGTCTACGCCAAGGCGCCCTTCGCCGGCCCGGAAGCGGTGCTCGCCTACCTGTCGCGCTACACCCACCGGGTGGCGGTCTCGAACAGCCGCCTCATCCGCCTCGACGAGAGCGGCGTCACCTTCCGCTACAAGGACTATCGTCGCGAAGGCGCCGACCGGCAGCAGCTCATGACGCTCGCGGCCGACGAGTTCATCCGCCGCTTCCTGCTGCATGTCCTGCCGCGTGGCTTCCATCGCATCCGGCATTGCGGCCTGCTTGCCGGTTCTGCTCGCAAGGCCAGCCTCGCGCTTGCTCGTGAACTCCTGAACGTCGCCGCACCGTCCGACGATGACACCATGGACGAACCGGACAACTTTGAACCGGACAACTTTCGCCCGCCATGCCCCTGCTGTGGCGGCCGCATGATCGTGATCGAGGTGTTCGAACGATGGAGGCAGCCGCGCGGACCGCCACACGATTCCCCATCAACCGGGAGAAGCACGCCATGA